A window of Sutcliffiella cohnii contains these coding sequences:
- a CDS encoding PTS fructose transporter subunit IIABC: MNITQLLTEETISLRLKASSKESVIRELVDTLDRAGKLQDKVEFEQKIKEREAQSTTGIGEGIAIPHAKTKAVQTPAIAFGISKAGVDYESLDSQPSHLFFMIAASEGANNAHLETLSRLSSMLMDTNFRNQLLQANSKQEIIDIINEKEKELFKEEEKEVVEEAGMILAVTACPTGIAHTYMAADALKNKAKELGLSIKVETNGSSGVKNKLKASDIEAAAGIIVAADKQVEMERFAGKKIIEVPVAQAIRKPQELLEKAKRGEGTTFVSSGKSSNEEEKGNRKGGSQFYKHLMSGVSNMLPFVVGGGILIAISFMFGIEAANPDHPDYHWFAEALSIIGGGNAFGLMIPVLAGFIAMSIADRPGLAPGMIGGLIASTGEAGFLGGLIAGFFAGYIVLGIKKALSGLPASLEGLKPVLLYPLFGIFITGMFMLYIVTPLKAFNEGLISILGGLGSGNLILLGLILGAMMSIDMGGPINKAAFTFGIAMIDAGNYAPHAAIMAGGMVPPLGIALATTLFKNKFTKQEREAGKTNYIMGASFITEGAIPFAAADPMRVIPSAVVGSAVAGALTMVFGIGLPAPHGGIFVVPIVSGSMLLYLLAIVIGSVITALMVGLLKKKPTV; the protein is encoded by the coding sequence ATGAACATCACACAATTATTGACAGAAGAAACGATATCCCTTCGATTAAAGGCAAGTTCAAAAGAAAGTGTTATTCGCGAACTTGTTGATACGTTAGATCGAGCGGGAAAACTTCAAGATAAAGTAGAATTTGAGCAGAAAATAAAAGAAAGAGAAGCCCAAAGTACGACGGGAATTGGAGAAGGTATTGCGATTCCACATGCAAAAACTAAGGCAGTTCAAACTCCTGCAATTGCATTTGGAATTTCAAAAGCAGGAGTAGACTATGAATCTCTAGACTCTCAACCTAGTCATTTATTTTTTATGATAGCTGCAAGCGAAGGAGCTAACAATGCACATTTAGAAACGTTATCTCGGTTATCCTCGATGCTAATGGATACTAATTTTCGAAATCAATTGTTACAAGCAAATAGTAAACAAGAAATAATCGATATAATAAATGAAAAGGAAAAAGAACTTTTCAAAGAAGAGGAAAAAGAAGTAGTAGAAGAAGCTGGTATGATTTTGGCGGTAACAGCTTGTCCAACTGGAATCGCCCATACGTATATGGCTGCTGATGCTTTAAAAAATAAAGCAAAAGAATTAGGATTATCCATTAAAGTTGAAACGAATGGATCAAGTGGTGTTAAAAATAAATTAAAAGCTAGTGATATCGAGGCGGCAGCAGGGATCATTGTAGCGGCTGACAAGCAAGTTGAGATGGAACGATTTGCAGGAAAGAAAATAATTGAAGTCCCAGTTGCACAAGCGATTAGGAAGCCACAGGAATTGCTAGAAAAAGCTAAGCGTGGGGAAGGGACAACTTTTGTTAGTAGTGGCAAGAGTTCTAACGAGGAGGAAAAAGGAAATAGAAAAGGCGGCTCACAGTTTTATAAACATTTAATGAGCGGTGTTTCTAATATGCTTCCGTTTGTCGTAGGTGGAGGAATATTAATCGCTATATCGTTCATGTTCGGAATTGAAGCTGCTAATCCGGATCACCCGGACTACCATTGGTTTGCAGAAGCGCTATCGATTATCGGTGGTGGGAATGCGTTTGGTCTAATGATTCCAGTTTTAGCCGGATTTATTGCAATGAGTATCGCCGACCGTCCAGGTCTAGCTCCAGGTATGATTGGAGGACTTATTGCGTCAACTGGTGAGGCCGGATTTTTAGGAGGACTCATCGCTGGTTTCTTTGCAGGCTATATTGTGTTAGGAATTAAAAAAGCATTAAGTGGTTTGCCGGCCTCTCTAGAAGGGTTAAAACCAGTGCTTCTTTACCCTCTTTTCGGTATCTTTATTACTGGGATGTTTATGCTATATATTGTAACTCCTTTAAAAGCTTTCAATGAAGGTTTAATTTCAATATTAGGTGGTTTAGGCTCGGGTAATTTAATTTTACTTGGTCTTATACTTGGAGCAATGATGTCCATTGATATGGGTGGTCCAATTAATAAGGCAGCATTTACGTTTGGGATTGCTATGATTGACGCCGGAAACTATGCACCACATGCTGCAATTATGGCAGGTGGAATGGTTCCTCCATTAGGAATAGCGTTGGCGACAACTTTGTTCAAAAATAAGTTTACGAAACAAGAACGTGAAGCTGGAAAAACGAATTATATTATGGGAGCAAGTTTCATTACAGAAGGGGCGATTCCGTTTGCTGCAGCAGATCCGATGCGTGTAATTCCTTCTGCAGTTGTAGGTTCAGCAGTAGCAGGTGCACTTACAATGGTTTTCGGAATTGGTTTACCAGCTCCACACGGTGGTATTTTCGTAGTTCCAATCGTTTCTGGAAGTATGCTTTTATATTTATTAGCTATCGTCATCGGTTCTGTCATAACGGCACTAATGGTCGGATTATTAAAGAAAAAGCCAACAGTATAG
- a CDS encoding mismatch-specific DNA-glycosylase, translating to MEELKLVQDHIKHNLEILFVGFNPSIMSSETGHHFANPNNRFWKILHESSLTPKKLHPSEDYTVLDFQYGLTNIVARPTKAADEITKEEYAEGKETLKNKIKKYRPKIVCYVGKGVYLQLSGKKKAPWGKQEDCVVEGTIDFVAPSSSGLVRMKMKDTISIYSELKILKEEG from the coding sequence GTGGAAGAGCTAAAATTAGTGCAAGACCATATAAAACACAATTTAGAAATACTATTTGTTGGGTTTAATCCGAGTATTATGTCTAGTGAGACGGGGCATCATTTCGCAAATCCGAATAATCGATTTTGGAAAATTCTTCACGAATCAAGCTTAACACCTAAAAAATTGCACCCATCCGAAGATTACACAGTTTTAGATTTTCAATATGGGTTAACGAATATTGTTGCTAGACCAACGAAAGCTGCCGATGAAATAACGAAAGAAGAGTATGCAGAAGGAAAAGAAACATTGAAAAATAAAATAAAGAAATATCGTCCGAAAATTGTTTGTTATGTTGGTAAAGGTGTTTATTTGCAGCTCAGCGGCAAGAAAAAAGCCCCTTGGGGAAAACAAGAAGATTGTGTGGTAGAAGGAACAATTGATTTTGTCGCACCATCCTCAAGTGGATTAGTTAGAATGAAGATGAAGGATACGATTAGTATTTATAGCGAATTAAAAATTTTAAAAGAAGAAGGTTGA
- a CDS encoding H-type small acid-soluble spore protein: MNIQRAREIAESGDLAKVTLNGIPVYIQHVDDDGDTVRIYPLNDPQNEQNVSVQQLQEG, translated from the coding sequence GTGAATATTCAACGAGCTAGAGAAATTGCAGAATCTGGAGATTTAGCAAAAGTAACATTAAATGGCATTCCTGTATACATACAGCATGTGGATGACGATGGAGATACAGTCCGAATTTATCCACTAAATGATCCGCAAAATGAACAAAACGTATCGGTTCAACAATTACAAGAAGGTTGA
- a CDS encoding VOC family protein, producing MLHHIELYVSNLNRSKQFWGWLLEDVLHYEKYQEWESGISYKYESMYIVFVQTEQRFLEPSYHRCRVGLNHLAFQVRNREKVDEITKLIEQRELKILYKNSHPYAGGNDHYAVYFEDPDRIKVEIVAMS from the coding sequence ATGCTTCATCATATTGAACTGTATGTTTCAAATTTAAATAGGTCAAAGCAGTTTTGGGGTTGGCTTTTAGAAGATGTACTACATTATGAAAAGTATCAAGAATGGGAAAGTGGAATTAGTTATAAATACGAAAGTATGTATATTGTTTTCGTTCAAACAGAACAACGATTTTTGGAGCCTTCGTACCATCGATGCAGAGTCGGTTTAAATCATTTAGCATTTCAAGTTCGTAATCGAGAAAAAGTGGATGAGATTACAAAGCTAATAGAACAACGTGAGCTGAAGATTTTGTATAAGAACAGCCATCCTTATGCAGGCGGGAATGATCATTATGCAGTATACTTTGAAGATCCTGATCGCATAAAAGTTGAAATCGTAGCAATGTCTTAA
- a CDS encoding DUF4129 domain-containing protein, translating into MQNEEQARKQLESILNGKEYQVYYEDNRSILERLWDNFLMWLEENLNWSAPIGTSNGIPGFILIGMIVIVVIVLFFILLKKRMEKRTFELSQPLQRENELNWSFHKHLQEAEKQENEGNYSLATRHLFLAFLLYFHEREWVVAKIWKTNWEYYEELKKENNEVAKLFQKLALLFDQATYGEKDVKKEQYLLFRDEVVSWIKES; encoded by the coding sequence ATGCAAAATGAAGAGCAGGCAAGGAAACAACTGGAATCGATATTGAATGGAAAAGAATATCAAGTTTATTATGAAGATAATAGAAGTATATTAGAGAGACTTTGGGATAATTTTTTAATGTGGCTTGAAGAAAACTTAAATTGGAGTGCTCCGATAGGTACTAGTAACGGAATACCTGGATTTATTCTAATAGGAATGATTGTCATTGTCGTGATCGTATTGTTTTTCATATTGTTAAAGAAGAGAATGGAAAAAAGAACATTCGAGCTATCGCAACCTCTTCAACGTGAAAATGAGCTAAATTGGTCTTTTCATAAGCATTTACAGGAAGCGGAAAAGCAAGAGAATGAGGGGAACTATTCTTTAGCTACACGTCATTTATTTCTAGCTTTTCTTTTATACTTCCATGAACGAGAATGGGTTGTAGCAAAAATATGGAAAACGAACTGGGAATATTATGAGGAGTTAAAGAAGGAAAATAACGAAGTGGCAAAATTATTTCAAAAGCTCGCACTATTATTTGATCAAGCGACATACGGAGAAAAAGATGTGAAAAAAGAACAATATTTATTATTTCGCGATGAAGTTGTTAGTTGGATAAAAGAGAGCTAA
- a CDS encoding DUF4350 domain-containing protein has translation MQLLNSQKKTWFILSLFLVLLLIAAYISFTPEEKQLVPFMSDSPSPTGVKAFYTYLGGEYKSVQRWNYSPDLLPDSSNNVLFLIGVGSLGNSDELMYYEQFLKNGNTIILLKDNPANLFSLQVKSSDTSSNIVNTLSDYKERTYSAEITSPYRLVLNEERDELLLQDEYGVVALKRQYGNGSLIVVNSSSWVTNRTILQQDHIPILVTLLKELEEPNAIYFNDYVHYPNTSYWEVYPTWFILLLLHSIIIVFLWLLHKGKRFGTIITPREEMVRFSDESIRALSAWYIRGNKYVESLQYQASYVRAIMQEKWGIATYKEWEDVQQRIEEKCSKISNKELASLLNQLPKVLQSKSLTKKEYLTWSKKIDQLRKEVEE, from the coding sequence ATGCAACTACTAAACTCACAAAAAAAGACATGGTTCATACTTTCTCTTTTCCTAGTTCTCCTTCTCATTGCGGCATATATTTCCTTTACACCAGAAGAGAAACAGCTTGTACCATTTATGTCGGATTCACCATCTCCTACTGGTGTGAAAGCGTTTTATACGTATTTAGGAGGAGAGTACAAGTCAGTTCAACGGTGGAATTATTCACCAGACCTATTACCAGATTCATCAAACAATGTTCTCTTTCTTATAGGTGTAGGATCGCTTGGAAATAGTGATGAATTAATGTACTATGAGCAATTTTTAAAGAATGGAAACACGATTATACTTTTGAAGGACAATCCTGCAAATTTATTTTCATTACAAGTAAAAAGTAGCGATACCTCATCCAATATAGTCAACACCTTATCTGATTACAAAGAGCGTACGTACTCAGCAGAAATAACATCTCCATATCGATTAGTTTTAAATGAAGAACGTGATGAACTATTATTACAAGATGAATATGGTGTTGTAGCGCTGAAACGTCAATACGGTAATGGTTCATTAATTGTTGTAAATAGTAGTAGTTGGGTAACAAACCGAACCATACTACAACAAGACCATATTCCAATCCTTGTTACACTTTTAAAAGAATTGGAAGAACCAAATGCTATCTATTTCAATGATTACGTTCATTATCCTAATACGAGCTATTGGGAAGTATATCCAACATGGTTTATATTATTACTTTTGCATAGCATAATAATAGTGTTCCTATGGTTATTACATAAAGGAAAACGATTTGGAACGATTATAACACCACGTGAAGAAATGGTACGTTTTAGTGATGAAAGTATTCGGGCGTTATCAGCTTGGTATATTCGCGGAAACAAATATGTAGAATCCCTCCAATATCAGGCAAGCTATGTTCGTGCTATTATGCAAGAAAAGTGGGGAATAGCTACTTATAAAGAGTGGGAGGATGTTCAGCAAAGAATAGAGGAAAAATGCTCGAAAATTTCTAATAAAGAATTAGCTAGCTTGTTAAATCAATTGCCGAAAGTATTACAATCTAAATCGTTAACGAAGAAAGAATACTTAACTTGGTCCAAGAAAATAGATCAATTAAGGAAAGAGGTAGAAGAATGA
- a CDS encoding AAA family ATPase — MMNDTKIVTLLDKYSERIIGQEMNLKLLLSATLAGGHVLLEGVPGTGKTQMVRALATFLGGRFQRIQFTPDLLPSDITGSTIYNMQNNSFQTIKGPVFTNILLADEINRTPAKTQAALLEAMEEKQVTIQGETYQLPDVFFVVATQNPIEYEGTYPLPEAQQDRFLFKLLVNFPSFEEEKIVLRQVLENNWNTSTLEEVISMEEFLVLRKQIQDVTISDSVLQYVLQIVRKTRETEAIRIGASTRAGISIGKAAQAWAFLSGRDYVTPDDVKIVARPSLRHRVQLSPQVELEGATVDQVLEEIVGSIPVPR, encoded by the coding sequence ATGATGAATGATACGAAAATAGTAACTTTACTAGATAAATATTCAGAAAGAATCATTGGCCAAGAAATGAATTTGAAATTACTACTATCTGCTACATTAGCTGGAGGACATGTCCTTCTTGAAGGAGTACCAGGCACAGGAAAAACCCAAATGGTTAGAGCGCTTGCAACTTTTTTAGGTGGGAGATTTCAAAGAATCCAATTTACACCTGATTTACTCCCGAGTGATATTACTGGGAGCACGATTTATAATATGCAAAATAACAGCTTTCAAACGATAAAAGGGCCAGTTTTTACAAATATTTTGTTAGCTGATGAGATTAATAGAACGCCTGCTAAAACACAGGCAGCACTACTTGAGGCAATGGAAGAAAAGCAGGTGACTATTCAAGGTGAAACGTATCAACTACCTGACGTGTTTTTTGTCGTTGCAACGCAAAATCCTATCGAATACGAAGGTACATATCCATTACCAGAAGCGCAACAAGACCGTTTCTTATTTAAACTACTAGTTAACTTTCCTAGCTTTGAAGAGGAAAAAATAGTGTTAAGGCAAGTTTTAGAAAATAATTGGAATACTTCTACGTTAGAAGAAGTTATATCAATGGAAGAATTCCTAGTATTACGGAAACAGATTCAAGACGTCACGATAAGTGATAGTGTATTACAATATGTATTACAAATTGTTCGAAAAACTCGTGAAACAGAGGCAATTCGGATAGGTGCTAGTACGAGAGCGGGAATATCGATAGGTAAAGCGGCACAAGCTTGGGCGTTTTTATCTGGAAGAGATTATGTTACGCCTGATGACGTTAAGATCGTTGCCCGTCCAAGTTTGCGACACCGAGTACAATTATCGCCACAAGTAGAATTGGAGGGTGCGACCGTTGATCAAGTATTGGAAGAGATTGTTGGCTCGATTCCTGTTCCAAGATAG
- a CDS encoding DUF58 domain-containing protein gives MRPLIKYWKRLLARFLFQDRGIVPTKKLIVLLSIIYVTFVMVGVFIQVSIMLFVFSLLALFISLIDLAYTPKRKEIHLNRIVPDEIERGKLCTFQIQMINNSNKAIHYTLKDGLPQNFRSSSPFQGTIKPMETEIVLYDTSAQIRGNYTLNKVYVRYKSNLGLWEKQMVVDKSASIRVIPDLSDSKRYLENAQKFLLYDGEKIRKQISGAGEFSKIRSYSLGDDPRKINWRQTAKLREIMTNEYEPEHGKYITLLIDCGRMMGTELTKSNRLEKSMEAAITVATAALNNGDYVSILAFSKDVKVYVPPGKGMAHLQTILKSIYNIHVDQVESNYALMFQHLQMLQKKRSLLILFSDVRTFLYEESVLPYLVRLRKRHLFLLVGVEDLTLQKMIKRELTIEKVAMIKSVAQQQFLFKRNQIAKWEKHGLQMMEAKEERLAPVVVSHYIDLLNRGLL, from the coding sequence GTGCGACCGTTGATCAAGTATTGGAAGAGATTGTTGGCTCGATTCCTGTTCCAAGATAGAGGTATTGTTCCCACTAAAAAATTAATTGTGTTGTTAAGCATTATTTACGTAACATTTGTAATGGTCGGTGTTTTTATTCAAGTCTCCATTATGCTATTCGTGTTTAGTTTGTTAGCACTTTTTATTAGTTTAATTGATTTAGCTTATACACCTAAGCGAAAGGAAATCCATTTAAATAGAATTGTGCCGGACGAAATAGAGAGAGGTAAGTTATGTACGTTTCAAATTCAAATGATAAACAACTCTAACAAAGCTATTCACTACACTTTAAAAGACGGACTTCCCCAAAATTTTCGGTCTTCCAGCCCCTTCCAAGGGACTATAAAACCGATGGAAACAGAAATTGTATTGTATGACACAAGTGCTCAGATAAGAGGGAATTATACGCTAAACAAAGTTTATGTAAGATATAAAAGTAATTTAGGGCTTTGGGAAAAGCAAATGGTTGTTGATAAATCAGCTAGTATTAGAGTTATACCGGATTTATCGGACTCAAAGAGATATTTAGAAAATGCTCAAAAGTTTTTATTATATGATGGTGAAAAAATAAGAAAGCAAATTAGTGGGGCAGGAGAATTTTCAAAAATTAGAAGTTACTCTCTAGGTGATGATCCGAGGAAAATTAACTGGCGGCAAACTGCGAAATTAAGAGAAATAATGACGAATGAATATGAGCCAGAGCATGGAAAATATATTACGCTTCTTATTGATTGTGGAAGAATGATGGGGACGGAGTTAACGAAGAGTAATCGTTTAGAAAAATCAATGGAAGCAGCAATTACGGTAGCAACCGCAGCGTTAAATAACGGTGATTATGTTTCTATTCTAGCATTTTCTAAAGACGTTAAAGTATATGTCCCACCTGGAAAAGGAATGGCTCATTTACAAACTATACTTAAATCGATTTACAATATTCATGTTGATCAAGTTGAATCTAATTACGCATTGATGTTCCAGCATTTGCAAATGTTGCAAAAAAAGCGGAGTTTATTAATCTTATTTAGTGATGTACGTACGTTTCTTTACGAAGAAAGTGTTTTACCTTATTTAGTTCGTCTACGGAAGCGTCACTTATTTTTATTAGTTGGTGTAGAAGATTTAACGTTGCAAAAAATGATAAAGCGTGAATTAACAATTGAAAAAGTAGCGATGATTAAGAGTGTTGCTCAACAACAATTTTTATTTAAGCGTAATCAAATTGCTAAGTGGGAAAAGCACGGCCTCCAAATGATGGAGGCCAAAGAAGAGCGTTTAGCTCCAGTTGTTGTTTCACACTATATAGATCTATTAAATCGAGGGTTATTATAA
- a CDS encoding stage II sporulation protein M, which yields MNVNQYVKLHRNDWKLLEEHILLLQRGKHYDTTSLENYYKLYRKATQHLSYCQTYFPNEEVTLYLNGLVSKAHNLLYKDQVSSLQQIKTFFSTTFIRLFIEQWKFVLVAALLFIIGGIGSFISIVTDPLHAYTILPSSMTDAIDPSSIGQHDGAVDSSLMSAAIMTNNIQVAILAFAGGITLGILTTYVLIYNGIIVGAIAAIYWNAGKTYEFWAYIVPHGMIELTAIFIAGGAGLLMGYKLFVPGVYTRGYQLKVQAKRSVQLLLGTIPLFVIAGIIEGFITPAPISLELKYFVAVITVIGLVIYILVGNALWKATAYNNPRFNRSI from the coding sequence ATGAATGTTAATCAATACGTAAAGCTCCATCGAAACGATTGGAAGCTGTTAGAAGAACATATCCTCTTATTACAAAGAGGAAAACATTATGATACGACTAGTCTAGAAAACTATTATAAATTATATAGAAAAGCGACACAGCATTTATCGTATTGTCAAACATATTTTCCTAACGAAGAAGTAACTTTATATTTAAACGGGTTAGTTTCGAAAGCACATAATTTATTGTATAAAGACCAAGTTTCAAGTTTACAACAAATTAAAACTTTTTTTAGCACAACCTTTATCCGATTATTTATTGAACAATGGAAGTTTGTATTAGTTGCTGCATTGCTTTTTATTATAGGAGGGATTGGGAGCTTTATCTCTATCGTAACGGATCCCTTACATGCTTATACAATTTTACCAAGTTCTATGACAGACGCTATTGATCCAAGTAGCATTGGACAACATGATGGCGCTGTTGATTCTTCCCTTATGTCAGCAGCGATTATGACGAATAATATTCAAGTTGCCATTTTAGCTTTTGCTGGTGGCATTACATTAGGTATATTAACTACATACGTATTAATCTATAACGGTATTATCGTTGGTGCAATCGCTGCAATATATTGGAACGCTGGAAAAACATATGAATTTTGGGCATATATCGTACCTCATGGCATGATCGAATTAACAGCCATATTTATTGCAGGAGGTGCCGGTTTACTAATGGGCTATAAACTTTTTGTGCCAGGTGTCTATACTCGTGGGTATCAGCTAAAAGTACAAGCAAAACGATCTGTACAATTATTATTAGGAACGATCCCTTTATTTGTAATAGCAGGAATAATAGAAGGTTTCATTACTCCTGCCCCCATTTCTCTTGAATTAAAATATTTTGTTGCAGTTATTACTGTGATTGGACTAGTAATTTATATACTAGTCGGAAATGCACTTTGGAAAGCAACAGCTTATAATAACCCTCGATTTAATAGATCTATATAG
- a CDS encoding RDD family protein produces MENKLEIKTPEFVSVQFSLAGLGSRAAAFLIDQAIITITYLLLFLLFYFIDESISIFADGSSILFAVIIISIFVIQWGYFFVLEFFYGGRTIGKKLIGIRVIQENGHSLTLLSSIIRNLLRIIDALPTSYFIGMIMVFFHSKHKRVGDIVAGTIVVHERSKKKKDKKSSMEEELNLRGLYIGSQLLDKDVVSSYNQKDWELVKVYYNRFLQLPYNERVDITEKLAIILLPKAGVNLSTLSQNEKENYLLFLYILLKEEWEYEL; encoded by the coding sequence ATGGAAAATAAATTAGAAATTAAAACACCAGAATTTGTCTCTGTGCAATTTTCACTTGCTGGATTAGGAAGTCGAGCAGCTGCCTTTCTTATCGATCAAGCCATAATTACAATTACATATTTGTTACTATTCCTCCTATTTTATTTTATTGATGAAAGTATATCCATTTTTGCAGATGGTTCTTCGATTTTATTTGCAGTAATAATTATTAGTATATTTGTTATTCAATGGGGATATTTTTTTGTTTTAGAATTTTTTTATGGAGGAAGGACAATTGGTAAAAAACTAATTGGGATTAGAGTCATTCAAGAAAACGGTCATAGTTTAACTTTATTATCAAGCATTATACGGAATCTATTACGAATAATAGACGCTTTACCAACGTCATATTTTATTGGAATGATTATGGTCTTTTTCCATTCAAAACATAAACGAGTAGGTGACATAGTCGCAGGAACGATTGTCGTACATGAAAGAAGTAAGAAGAAAAAGGATAAAAAGAGTTCAATGGAGGAAGAATTAAACTTACGTGGACTTTATATTGGTAGTCAATTACTTGATAAAGATGTGGTTTCTTCCTACAATCAAAAAGATTGGGAGCTAGTAAAGGTATATTATAATCGCTTCTTGCAACTTCCATATAATGAACGAGTAGATATAACGGAAAAGTTAGCAATCATACTTTTACCGAAGGCTGGGGTTAATTTAAGCACATTATCTCAAAACGAAAAGGAAAACTATTTACTATTTTTATACATATTATTAAAAGAAGAGTGGGAGTATGAACTTTAA
- a CDS encoding DUF6944 family repetitive protein has product MANEELGTFGGWINAVGTIISALGSTPPIIEDSVAHNEWNLIGNVLQATGNAVEADVIEHFSLTKLGNEIQAVGNVTVIIGILMILNKDDGAELVISGNWIQALGASLAFVDELQSEFNVQRVLKINGYMLQAIGNSLQAIGGIYGLRNKEHEGKYINMTGSWIQATGAIISAIT; this is encoded by the coding sequence ATGGCGAACGAAGAACTAGGTACGTTCGGTGGGTGGATTAATGCAGTAGGTACCATCATTTCAGCACTAGGAAGTACACCTCCAATTATAGAAGATTCTGTAGCGCATAATGAATGGAATCTAATCGGAAATGTTTTACAAGCAACGGGAAACGCTGTAGAAGCGGATGTAATAGAACACTTTTCGTTAACTAAACTTGGAAATGAAATACAAGCAGTTGGTAATGTTACTGTTATTATTGGAATACTAATGATTTTAAATAAAGATGACGGTGCGGAACTGGTCATTTCTGGAAACTGGATACAAGCTCTAGGTGCATCTTTAGCTTTTGTGGATGAATTACAGAGTGAATTTAATGTGCAAAGAGTCTTAAAGATTAATGGGTATATGCTTCAAGCTATCGGTAACTCATTACAAGCAATCGGTGGAATTTACGGTTTACGAAATAAAGAGCATGAAGGAAAATATATAAATATGACCGGAAGTTGGATTCAAGCCACTGGTGCAATCATTTCCGCAATCACTTAA
- a CDS encoding flagellar basal body rod protein, giving the protein MKKLGLFLLGLVAFFVLLGNIGPLFGLAVSAVVSYYAVKGFLKTNSTGTKVLWAIIGFFAISITIANVPAILAILAAYVLYVVYKKLNNEKEEVSTEMNNNDPFTNFENQWKALNSK; this is encoded by the coding sequence ATGAAAAAATTAGGTTTATTTTTATTAGGATTAGTTGCCTTCTTCGTATTGTTAGGCAATATTGGACCACTATTCGGTTTAGCAGTTAGCGCTGTTGTATCTTACTATGCTGTAAAAGGATTTTTAAAAACAAATTCTACAGGAACAAAAGTATTGTGGGCTATTATCGGATTTTTTGCCATTTCGATAACAATAGCAAATGTTCCAGCGATCCTTGCCATATTAGCGGCCTATGTATTATACGTTGTATATAAAAAGCTGAACAACGAAAAAGAAGAAGTTTCCACTGAAATGAATAACAATGATCCGTTTACTAACTTTGAAAACCAATGGAAAGCCTTAAATTCTAAATAA
- a CDS encoding PspA/IM30 family protein, producing the protein MSNLFSRIKNSIAADFHEVLDKKEEKNPIAMLNQYLRDCEKEVEKVKQLVERQGLLKEEFRKEYEQAKSLSEKRKYQAEVALKAEEMELYEFAIQEQTQYSERASHLHASLEKAKADLQNLEQKYEVMKHKLKDMYIKRMELMGRENVARANHRINSILKSNDTTESLNKFNEMENYLERLETKVNNSYHQHTIDMKIAQLEKQFQNEEKTVSNLS; encoded by the coding sequence ATGAGTAATTTATTTTCAAGAATTAAAAATTCAATAGCTGCAGATTTTCATGAAGTGTTGGACAAAAAAGAAGAGAAAAATCCGATTGCCATGTTAAATCAATATTTACGAGATTGTGAAAAAGAAGTCGAAAAGGTTAAACAATTAGTAGAACGACAAGGTTTATTAAAAGAAGAGTTCCGTAAAGAATATGAACAAGCAAAAAGTTTAAGTGAAAAACGAAAATATCAAGCGGAAGTTGCTCTCAAAGCAGAAGAAATGGAATTATATGAGTTTGCTATTCAAGAACAAACGCAATATAGTGAAAGAGCAAGTCATTTACACGCCTCATTAGAAAAGGCAAAGGCAGATTTACAAAATCTTGAACAAAAATATGAAGTGATGAAACATAAATTGAAAGATATGTACATTAAGAGAATGGAATTAATGGGACGAGAAAATGTTGCCCGAGCAAATCATCGAATAAATTCGATTTTAAAGTCTAATGACACTACTGAATCTCTTAATAAATTTAATGAAATGGAAAATTATTTAGAACGATTAGAAACAAAAGTCAATAATAGCTACCACCAGCATACGATCGATATGAAAATTGCTCAACTAGAAAAACAATTCCAAAATGAAGAGAAAACTGTTTCTAATCTATCGTAA